One Caulobacter segnis genomic window carries:
- a CDS encoding TetR/AcrR family transcriptional regulator yields MKKPAVKKRPRTRTNDPDRTQQDIIAVATEEFSEHGLSGARVDNIAERTRTSKRMIYYYFKSKEGLYLEVLTNYYKTLRNAERNLNLDDLPPLEALTKLVHFTVDFHNAHADDVRLVIAENMQRGRFIKTLPSLEPINSVVINAVRRICERGAAAGVMRDGIDPIDLYMSIAALSFFNISNRYTFSIIFNHDMESAEALEKRKASITDTILRSVGR; encoded by the coding sequence ATGAAGAAGCCAGCGGTCAAGAAACGTCCCCGCACGCGCACGAACGACCCGGATCGTACGCAGCAGGACATTATCGCTGTCGCCACCGAGGAGTTCTCCGAGCACGGCTTGAGCGGCGCGCGCGTGGACAACATCGCCGAGCGCACCCGCACCAGCAAGCGGATGATCTACTACTACTTCAAGAGCAAGGAGGGCCTCTATCTCGAGGTCCTGACCAACTACTACAAGACCCTGCGCAACGCCGAGCGCAACCTGAACCTCGACGACCTGCCGCCGCTGGAAGCCCTGACCAAGCTGGTCCACTTCACGGTCGACTTCCACAACGCCCACGCCGACGACGTCCGCCTGGTCATCGCCGAGAACATGCAGCGCGGCCGCTTCATCAAGACCCTGCCGTCGTTGGAGCCGATCAACTCGGTGGTCATCAACGCCGTGCGCCGGATCTGCGAGCGCGGCGCGGCCGCCGGCGTCATGCGCGATGGCATCGACCCGATCGACCTCTACATGTCGATCGCCGCGCTGAGCTTCTTCAACATCTCCAACCGCTACACCTTCTCCATCATCTTCAACCACGACATGGAGTCGGCCGAGGCGCTGGAGAAGCGGAAGGCCTCGATCACCGACACCATCCTGCGCTCGGTCGGCCGCTAG
- a CDS encoding winged helix-turn-helix domain-containing protein codes for MIDASTAIRSSPPDRAWRPAWNERRARPVILLVGDDALPCADRSQALRGLAFQVVDVPNTAAAQVHPLKADLFIVEGLEQYRAHQRFYDRRRLSGEARAILIDHGDDLASRIAALEAGADDVVRHDCTVRELWARIKCVLGAHRPHRGPARHEGGVFQIVGLGRFHAGEMALHAPGAEPLHLGRVETAVLQRLCLWSPAQVSREEILDSLPPDLGETIFDRALDRCVSRLRRRLASIGGAGLIETCRGSGYKLSAPVRRIHG; via the coding sequence ATGATCGACGCGTCGACCGCCATCCGCTCATCGCCGCCGGACCGCGCCTGGCGGCCGGCCTGGAATGAGCGTCGGGCGCGGCCCGTGATCCTGCTGGTGGGCGACGACGCCCTCCCCTGCGCCGACCGTAGTCAGGCCTTGCGCGGATTGGCCTTCCAGGTGGTGGATGTCCCGAACACGGCCGCCGCCCAGGTCCATCCGCTGAAGGCGGACCTGTTCATCGTCGAGGGCCTGGAGCAGTACCGCGCGCACCAGCGCTTCTACGACCGCCGGCGGCTGTCCGGAGAAGCCCGCGCGATCCTGATCGACCACGGAGACGACCTGGCCTCGCGCATCGCCGCGCTGGAGGCCGGCGCCGACGACGTCGTGCGCCACGACTGCACGGTCCGCGAGCTGTGGGCCCGGATCAAGTGCGTGCTCGGGGCCCACCGCCCCCATCGGGGTCCGGCCCGCCACGAGGGCGGCGTCTTCCAGATCGTCGGGCTGGGCCGCTTCCACGCCGGCGAGATGGCGCTGCACGCGCCCGGCGCGGAGCCGCTGCACCTGGGCCGGGTCGAGACCGCCGTGCTGCAGCGCCTGTGCCTGTGGTCGCCCGCCCAGGTCTCGCGCGAGGAGATCCTGGACAGCCTGCCCCCGGACCTGGGCGAGACCATCTTCGACCGGGCCCTGGACCGCTGCGTCAGCCGCCTGCGGCGGCGCCTGGCGTCGATCGGCGGCGCGGGCCTGATCGAGACGTGCCGTGGTTCCGGATACAAACTCAGCGCCCCTGTCCGACGCATCCATGGGTGA
- a CDS encoding shikimate kinase, which yields MGDGAGAAGLQPRTLVLIGLTGAGKSTLGRRLARQLALPFVDSDHEIEAAARMSIDDLFVTYGEAAFRQGEARVLARLVDGRPKVLAAGGGAVLSAETRALLAARAFTVWVRMDVEAIVERLGSRRARPVLAGDDMASALRRLAAEREPLYARADLTFDVDKVESPAAELAAQLRARLPWLRSGNLGA from the coding sequence ATGGGTGACGGCGCGGGCGCGGCCGGCCTCCAGCCTCGGACCCTGGTCCTGATCGGCCTGACCGGCGCGGGCAAATCGACGCTGGGCCGACGCCTGGCCAGGCAGCTGGCCCTACCCTTCGTCGACTCCGATCACGAGATCGAGGCGGCCGCCCGCATGTCGATAGACGACCTCTTCGTGACCTATGGCGAGGCGGCCTTCCGGCAGGGCGAGGCCCGGGTGCTGGCGCGGCTGGTGGACGGCCGACCCAAGGTGCTGGCGGCCGGCGGCGGTGCGGTCCTCTCGGCCGAGACGCGCGCCCTGCTGGCGGCGCGAGCCTTCACTGTCTGGGTGCGCATGGATGTCGAGGCGATCGTCGAACGCCTGGGCTCCAGGCGCGCGCGGCCCGTGCTGGCGGGCGACGACATGGCGAGCGCCCTGCGAAGACTGGCCGCCGAGCGCGAGCCGCTCTACGCCCGCGCCGACCTGACCTTCGACGTCGACAAGGTCGAGAGCCCGGCGGCCGAACTCGCCGCCCAACTCCGCGCCCGCCTGCCCTGGCTCCGCTCGGGAAACTTGGGCGCATAA
- a CDS encoding TonB-dependent receptor domain-containing protein, translating to MSLIVAAGLASAAVAQDKSKADDTSVVEEVVVTGTSIRGAAPVGSALVAVGRGEIEKTSATTVQQILKTVPSVVGAGSAGQGSFGSADNSGTNAPTIHGLGASASNSTLILIDGHRIPLTGINHALADPNIIAPGAIERVEVLADGASSVYGSDAVAGVINFITRRNFDGFEASAQAGVADHYNTYSASLLWGKRWDGGSALFSYGYSDRSNLRAGDRDFTKADHRAQGGTNLASFACGTASVQPAGGSLIYAAPYTGAGVANAAANAFCDYSGVADLLPSERRHSVIAKVSQDFGERLTVGADVVYSKRKNFAALSRGTVTATVYGPGSGKGGQINPFYVNPTGSAATSQTIRWDANDLLGPGAYADSGATSFFVNAQAQYKLNDNFILTVAGTAGNDESREQRVGVVCGSCANLALNGTTNGSGSTTTASIPGTSLIVLNNPLTTANALDVWHTGSANLTSPAVLAALKDSTTTQIANQTMENARAKIDGSLFALPGGDVRIAFGAEYSHYGLKQDLTRPTNIGPASTGSATVNLNYGRTVKSGFVELLVPVIGDGNALPLVQALDLNLSGRYDNYSDFGSTKNPKVAINWKMVDGVKIRANWAKSFVAPAFTSIGSGNGITGESGYGAFGQGTVNVPISAFPGAASLPGCSSTATTCAIGTTITGIQLSGGNDQLQPQHGKTWAVGLDLNPGFLPGARLSVTYWASKLTGGITAPTPSLAVNSPDLNSLLIIYPTGATPAQIAAAAGTLPLTSALPSTVYFIYDFRQRNVLNLNIAGVDIDGGYKFDTDFGAFNIGGSLSLKTKFDQRIGSGGVFSVLNTTGFNTTFPSIKTQARANISWSLDNWSADIFANYTGSYRNWSSTTQTPLTRNAAGLPTGGGDKVKAATTIDLHVAYDIKSDGWLDGTQLFADVANLFDKDPTFYNNANGYDTFSGNPIGRLVSVGFRAKY from the coding sequence ATGTCTCTGATCGTCGCCGCCGGCCTGGCCAGCGCCGCCGTCGCTCAGGATAAATCGAAGGCCGACGACACCTCGGTGGTCGAGGAAGTCGTGGTCACCGGCACCAGCATCCGTGGGGCCGCGCCGGTGGGTTCGGCGCTGGTCGCGGTCGGTCGGGGCGAGATCGAGAAGACCTCGGCCACCACCGTCCAGCAGATCCTCAAGACCGTTCCGTCGGTCGTCGGCGCCGGCTCGGCCGGCCAGGGCAGCTTCGGCAGCGCCGACAATTCGGGCACCAACGCCCCGACCATCCACGGCCTGGGGGCCAGCGCCAGCAACTCGACCCTGATCCTGATCGACGGCCACCGTATCCCGCTGACGGGCATCAACCACGCCCTGGCCGACCCGAACATCATCGCTCCGGGCGCCATCGAGCGTGTCGAGGTCCTGGCCGACGGCGCCTCGTCGGTCTACGGCTCGGACGCCGTGGCCGGCGTCATCAACTTCATCACCCGCCGCAACTTCGACGGCTTCGAGGCCTCGGCCCAGGCCGGCGTCGCCGACCACTACAACACCTACAGCGCCTCGCTGCTGTGGGGTAAGCGCTGGGACGGCGGCTCAGCCCTGTTCTCGTACGGATATTCGGACCGTTCGAACCTGCGCGCCGGCGACCGTGACTTCACCAAGGCCGATCACCGCGCGCAAGGCGGCACCAACCTGGCCTCCTTCGCCTGCGGCACGGCCTCGGTGCAGCCGGCCGGCGGCTCGCTGATCTACGCCGCGCCCTATACCGGCGCGGGCGTGGCCAACGCCGCCGCCAACGCCTTCTGCGACTATTCGGGCGTGGCCGACCTGCTGCCGTCCGAGCGTCGCCATAGCGTGATCGCCAAGGTCAGCCAGGACTTCGGCGAGCGCCTGACCGTCGGCGCCGACGTCGTCTATTCCAAGCGCAAGAACTTCGCGGCCCTGTCGCGCGGCACCGTGACCGCCACGGTCTACGGGCCGGGCAGCGGCAAGGGCGGCCAGATCAACCCGTTCTACGTCAATCCGACGGGCTCGGCGGCCACCTCGCAGACCATCCGCTGGGACGCCAACGACCTGCTGGGCCCGGGCGCCTACGCCGACTCCGGGGCCACCAGCTTCTTCGTCAACGCCCAGGCCCAGTACAAGCTGAACGACAACTTCATCCTGACCGTGGCCGGCACCGCCGGCAACGACGAGAGCCGCGAGCAGCGGGTCGGCGTCGTCTGCGGCAGCTGCGCCAACCTGGCCCTGAACGGCACCACCAACGGCAGCGGCAGCACGACGACCGCCTCGATCCCGGGCACGTCGCTGATCGTGCTGAACAACCCGCTGACCACGGCCAACGCCTTGGACGTCTGGCACACCGGCTCGGCCAACCTGACCTCGCCGGCGGTGCTCGCGGCCCTGAAGGACTCCACGACCACCCAGATCGCCAACCAGACCATGGAGAACGCGCGCGCCAAGATCGACGGCTCGCTGTTCGCCCTGCCGGGCGGCGACGTGCGGATCGCGTTCGGCGCCGAGTACAGCCACTACGGCCTCAAGCAGGACCTGACGCGTCCGACCAACATCGGCCCGGCCTCGACCGGCTCGGCGACGGTCAATCTGAACTACGGCCGCACGGTCAAGTCGGGCTTCGTCGAACTGCTGGTGCCGGTCATTGGCGACGGCAACGCCCTGCCGCTCGTCCAGGCCCTGGATCTGAACCTGTCGGGTCGCTACGACAACTACAGCGACTTCGGCTCGACCAAGAACCCCAAGGTCGCCATCAACTGGAAGATGGTCGACGGCGTGAAGATCCGCGCCAACTGGGCCAAGTCGTTCGTGGCCCCGGCCTTCACCAGCATCGGCTCGGGCAACGGCATCACCGGCGAGTCCGGCTACGGCGCCTTCGGTCAGGGCACGGTGAACGTGCCGATCTCGGCGTTCCCGGGGGCGGCGTCGCTGCCCGGCTGCTCGTCGACCGCGACGACCTGCGCCATCGGCACCACCATCACCGGCATCCAGCTGAGCGGCGGCAACGACCAGCTGCAGCCGCAGCACGGCAAGACCTGGGCGGTCGGTCTCGACCTCAATCCCGGCTTCCTGCCGGGGGCGCGCCTTTCGGTGACCTACTGGGCCTCGAAGCTGACGGGCGGCATCACCGCGCCGACCCCGTCGCTGGCGGTGAACTCGCCCGACCTGAACTCGCTGCTGATCATCTATCCGACCGGCGCAACGCCGGCCCAGATCGCCGCGGCGGCCGGGACCCTGCCGCTGACCAGCGCGCTGCCCTCGACGGTCTACTTCATCTACGACTTCCGTCAGCGCAACGTGCTGAACCTGAACATCGCCGGCGTCGACATCGATGGCGGCTACAAGTTCGACACGGACTTTGGCGCGTTCAACATCGGCGGGTCGCTGTCGCTGAAGACCAAGTTCGACCAGCGGATCGGCAGCGGCGGCGTCTTCTCGGTTCTGAACACGACGGGCTTCAACACGACCTTCCCGTCGATCAAGACCCAGGCCCGCGCCAACATCAGCTGGTCGCTCGACAACTGGTCGGCCGACATCTTCGCCAACTACACCGGTTCGTACCGCAACTGGAGCTCGACGACGCAGACGCCGCTGACCCGCAACGCCGCGGGCCTGCCGACGGGCGGCGGCGACAAGGTCAAGGCCGCCACTACGATCGACCTGCACGTGGCCTACGACATCAAGAGCGACGGTTGGCTGGACGGCACGCAGCTGTTCGCCGACGTGGCCAACCTCTTCGACAAGGATCCGACCTTCTACAACAACGCCAACGGCTACGACACGTTCTCGGGTAACCCGATCGGCCGTCTGGTCTCGGTCGGGTTCCGGGCCAAGTACTGA
- a CDS encoding type II 3-dehydroquinate dehydratase, translating into MSLPIFVLNGPNLNLLGVREPHIYGSTTLADIEASCRALAGELGYDLVFRQTNHEGELIEWVQEARTAASALVINPAGYGHTSVALLDALKNVPGPIVECHLSNPAQRESFRHHTYVSLAATGVVAGFGADSYAVAIRAAVAVLRR; encoded by the coding sequence ATGAGCTTGCCGATCTTCGTGCTGAACGGCCCGAATCTGAACCTGCTGGGCGTGCGCGAGCCGCACATCTACGGCTCGACCACCTTGGCCGACATCGAAGCCAGCTGCCGCGCCCTGGCTGGGGAACTGGGCTACGATCTGGTGTTTCGCCAGACCAACCACGAGGGCGAGCTGATCGAATGGGTGCAGGAGGCGCGCACCGCCGCCAGCGCCCTGGTCATCAATCCGGCGGGCTATGGCCACACCTCGGTGGCGCTGCTGGACGCGCTGAAGAACGTGCCGGGGCCGATCGTCGAGTGCCACCTGTCCAACCCCGCTCAGCGCGAGAGCTTCCGGCATCACACCTACGTCTCGCTGGCGGCGACCGGCGTCGTCGCGGGTTTCGGGGCCGACAGCTATGCGGTGGCGATCCGGGCCGCCGTGGCGGTCCTCAGGCGCTGA
- a CDS encoding sugar phosphate isomerase/epimerase family protein: MSVKLSLAHLTTLDTSPPDLITLAAEAGYDFASLRLREVTPGDAFPIVGDAAMMRETKARIAATGVGVLDVELIRMTPEAQPEDFIPMLDAAAELGARHVLTQAHDPEWPRLRDHYVAICDLAGERGLTADIEFLTWTKMPTLKDAAFLAMASERANAGVMVDSLHFSRSNCDPGEIAALPPRLFHYMQLADAPAPAPRTVEGLIHTARAARLMPGEGALDLTTILLALPPETPISVEIPNAELAARMPDLQRVRAALDATKSLLRSIGRTSS; this comes from the coding sequence ATGAGTGTCAAGCTGTCGCTGGCGCACCTAACGACCCTGGACACGTCCCCGCCGGACCTGATCACCCTGGCCGCCGAGGCCGGATACGACTTCGCCAGTCTGAGGCTGCGGGAGGTGACGCCAGGCGACGCCTTTCCGATCGTCGGCGACGCCGCGATGATGCGCGAGACCAAGGCCCGGATCGCGGCCACCGGCGTCGGTGTGCTGGACGTCGAGCTGATCCGCATGACGCCCGAGGCCCAGCCGGAAGACTTCATCCCGATGCTGGACGCCGCCGCCGAGCTGGGCGCGCGCCACGTCCTGACCCAGGCCCACGATCCCGAATGGCCGCGCCTGCGTGACCACTATGTCGCCATCTGCGACCTGGCCGGCGAGCGCGGCCTGACCGCCGACATCGAGTTCCTGACCTGGACCAAGATGCCGACCCTGAAGGACGCAGCCTTCCTGGCCATGGCCTCCGAGCGCGCCAATGCCGGGGTGATGGTCGACAGCCTGCATTTCAGCCGCTCGAATTGCGACCCCGGCGAGATCGCCGCCCTGCCCCCTCGTCTTTTCCACTACATGCAGTTGGCCGACGCCCCCGCGCCTGCGCCGCGCACGGTAGAGGGTCTGATCCACACCGCGCGCGCGGCGCGGCTGATGCCGGGTGAAGGCGCGCTGGACCTGACGACCATCCTGCTGGCCCTGCCGCCGGAGACGCCGATCTCGGTCGAGATCCCCAACGCCGAACTGGCCGCGCGCATGCCGGACCTGCAACGGGTGCGGGCCGCGCTGGACGCCACGAAAAGCTTGCTGCGTTCGATCGGACGAACTAGTTCGTAA
- a CDS encoding aldehyde dehydrogenase: MLDDATQTYGLYIDGAEVGPSSGQFFPTEDPYTGKVWGQIARGGAEDVAQAVAAAKRALSGEWSKISPSARGKLMRRLADLLIARADRIAEIERRDNGKLAAEVVAQVRYVGDYFHYYAGLADKIESHVIPTDKAGVFAYTKYEPKGVIGIITPWNSPLTLTSWKLAPALAAGCTTVIKPSEFTSASMIEFAALFAEAGFPPGVVNVVTGFGPEVGAPLVEHPDVAHIGFTGGEIAGQKIYELAAKGLKTVTLELGGKSPNIVFDDADLDQAVKGVVSGIFAATGQSCQAGSRLLLQESIHDAFLEKLIAFVSTAKLGDPASLETQIGPVATKPQFDKIMGYIDIAKGEGARCVLGGKARPDLGPQFVEPTIFVDVRNDMRIAQEEVFGPVLSVIKFKDEDEAIAIGNDVAYGLAGAVWTKDLKRAMLVTDKLKAGTVWVNNYRATSFTSPFGGFKRSGIGRESGINAVHDYLETKCVWISSDLEVPNPFIRR; the protein is encoded by the coding sequence ATGTTGGACGACGCGACCCAGACGTACGGTCTCTATATCGACGGCGCCGAGGTGGGACCCAGCTCGGGCCAGTTCTTCCCGACCGAGGATCCCTACACCGGCAAGGTCTGGGGTCAGATCGCCCGCGGCGGAGCCGAGGATGTCGCCCAGGCCGTCGCCGCCGCCAAGCGCGCCCTATCCGGCGAGTGGTCGAAGATCTCGCCCAGCGCGCGCGGCAAGCTGATGCGCAGACTGGCCGACCTGCTGATCGCCAGGGCCGACCGCATCGCCGAGATCGAGCGCCGCGACAACGGCAAGCTGGCCGCCGAGGTGGTGGCCCAGGTCCGCTATGTCGGCGACTACTTCCACTACTACGCGGGGCTGGCCGACAAGATCGAGAGCCACGTCATCCCGACCGACAAGGCCGGGGTGTTCGCCTACACCAAGTACGAGCCCAAGGGCGTGATCGGCATCATCACCCCCTGGAACTCTCCCCTCACCCTGACCAGCTGGAAGCTGGCGCCGGCCCTGGCTGCCGGCTGCACCACGGTGATCAAGCCGTCGGAATTCACCTCGGCCTCGATGATCGAGTTCGCCGCCTTGTTCGCGGAAGCCGGCTTCCCGCCAGGCGTGGTCAATGTCGTCACGGGCTTCGGCCCCGAGGTCGGCGCGCCGCTGGTCGAGCACCCTGACGTCGCCCATATCGGCTTCACCGGCGGCGAGATCGCCGGCCAGAAGATCTACGAGCTGGCCGCCAAGGGCCTGAAGACCGTCACCCTGGAGCTGGGCGGCAAGTCGCCCAACATCGTCTTCGACGACGCCGACCTGGACCAGGCGGTCAAGGGCGTGGTCTCGGGCATCTTCGCGGCCACAGGCCAGAGCTGCCAGGCCGGCTCGCGCCTGCTGCTGCAGGAGTCGATCCACGACGCCTTCCTAGAGAAGCTGATCGCCTTTGTCTCGACCGCCAAGCTGGGCGATCCGGCCAGCCTGGAGACCCAGATCGGCCCGGTGGCCACCAAGCCCCAGTTCGACAAGATCATGGGCTATATCGATATCGCCAAGGGCGAAGGCGCGCGCTGCGTGCTGGGCGGCAAGGCGCGTCCGGACCTGGGCCCCCAGTTCGTCGAGCCGACCATCTTCGTCGACGTCCGCAACGACATGCGCATCGCCCAGGAGGAGGTCTTCGGACCCGTCCTGTCGGTGATCAAATTCAAGGACGAGGACGAGGCCATCGCCATCGGCAACGACGTGGCCTACGGCCTGGCCGGCGCGGTTTGGACCAAGGACCTCAAGCGCGCCATGCTGGTCACCGACAAGCTCAAGGCCGGCACGGTCTGGGTCAACAACTACCGCGCCACCAGCTTCACCTCGCCGTTCGGCGGCTTCAAGCGTTCGGGCATTGGCCGCGAGTCGGGGATCAACGCGGTCCACGACTATCTGGAAACCAAGTGCGTCTGGATCTCGTCGGATCTGGAAGTGCCCAACCCCTTCATCCGCCGATGA
- a CDS encoding CaiB/BaiF CoA transferase family protein, producing the protein MSALLAGVRVLDLTNVLAGPFCAYQLALLGADVTKVETPGSGDLARQLGADATLSAANMGASFLAQNAGKRSLTLNLKPEAGKAIFRRLVETADVLVENFRPGVMDRLGLGYESLKAINPRLVYCAVSGFGQDGPMRAAPAYDQIVQGLSGVMSITGDAESAPLRVGYPVADSIGGITAAFAIASALVGRERTGVGAFLDVSMLESTIATMGWVVSNYLIAGQTPTPIGNDNFTAAPSGAFRTAEGLLNIAANKQEQFVALCDAIGLPQLATDARFVKREDRKRRRAELTDALEVALTTKSAADWEPILNKVGVPAGRVLSLPEALDLPQVRQRGLVQSFEETQGLDRPLSVTRGGFKVDGQDPRAACPPPALGQHSDAILQAAGYGVDEIAAFREQGII; encoded by the coding sequence ATGAGCGCGCTTCTCGCCGGTGTTCGCGTCCTGGATCTGACGAACGTCCTGGCCGGGCCGTTCTGCGCCTATCAGCTGGCCCTGCTGGGCGCGGACGTGACCAAGGTCGAGACGCCCGGCTCGGGCGACCTGGCCCGCCAGTTGGGCGCCGACGCGACGCTGAGCGCGGCCAATATGGGCGCCTCGTTCCTGGCCCAGAACGCCGGCAAACGCTCGCTGACGCTGAATCTCAAACCCGAGGCCGGCAAGGCGATCTTCCGCCGCCTGGTCGAAACCGCCGACGTGCTGGTCGAGAACTTCCGCCCCGGTGTCATGGACCGCCTGGGCCTGGGCTACGAGAGCCTGAAGGCGATCAATCCGCGCCTCGTCTACTGCGCCGTGTCGGGCTTCGGCCAAGACGGCCCGATGCGCGCCGCGCCGGCCTATGACCAGATCGTCCAGGGCCTGTCGGGGGTTATGAGCATCACCGGCGACGCCGAAAGCGCGCCGCTGCGGGTGGGCTATCCGGTGGCCGACAGCATCGGCGGGATCACCGCCGCCTTCGCCATCGCCAGCGCCCTGGTCGGCCGCGAGCGGACGGGCGTCGGGGCCTTTCTCGACGTCTCGATGCTGGAGTCGACCATCGCCACCATGGGCTGGGTGGTCTCGAACTACCTGATCGCCGGCCAGACCCCGACGCCGATCGGCAACGACAACTTCACCGCCGCCCCGTCCGGCGCCTTCCGCACGGCCGAGGGCCTGCTGAACATCGCCGCCAACAAGCAGGAGCAGTTCGTGGCCCTGTGCGACGCGATCGGCCTGCCACAGCTCGCCACCGACGCCCGCTTCGTCAAGCGCGAGGACCGCAAGCGTCGCCGCGCCGAGCTGACCGACGCGCTGGAGGTCGCCCTGACCACCAAGTCGGCCGCCGACTGGGAGCCGATCCTGAACAAGGTCGGGGTGCCCGCCGGGCGCGTGCTGAGCCTGCCCGAGGCCCTGGACCTGCCCCAGGTGCGCCAGCGCGGCCTGGTCCAGAGCTTCGAAGAAACCCAGGGTCTCGACCGTCCGCTGTCGGTGACGCGCGGCGGCTTCAAGGTCGACGGCCAGGACCCCCGCGCGGCCTGCCCGCCTCCGGCCCTGGGCCAGCACAGCGACGCGATCCTTCAGGCCGCCGGCTATGGCGTGGACGAGATCGCCGCTTTCCGAGAACAAGGGATCATCTGA
- a CDS encoding citryl-CoA lyase, with protein sequence MAKTPEQIVDAAKAWWSTDIIDIHPGQITVRGYEIQDLIGQVTFPQMIWLMVRGDLPSPEQARLLDAALVASVDHGPHAPSIAIARMAASCGAELNNAMGSAINVLGDVHGGAGQQCMELFAWIKDAQDAGAPLEEAVETGLARYADAHGPIVGGYGHRWHPVDPRSAPLMREVEAAAASGAVKGDYVAIGWAVERVLTARKGKPIPMNIDGATAVIFSELGFPPPMGRGLFILSRSVGILAHAWEQTQQGQRIKGPMPKDIPFTYTGPQGRTLTR encoded by the coding sequence ATGGCCAAGACGCCCGAGCAGATCGTCGACGCCGCCAAGGCCTGGTGGTCGACCGACATCATCGACATCCATCCCGGCCAGATCACGGTTCGCGGCTACGAGATCCAGGACCTGATCGGCCAGGTCACCTTCCCGCAGATGATCTGGCTGATGGTGCGCGGCGACCTGCCCTCGCCGGAGCAGGCCAGGCTGCTGGACGCGGCCCTGGTGGCCTCGGTCGACCACGGCCCGCACGCCCCCTCGATCGCCATCGCCCGCATGGCCGCCAGTTGCGGCGCCGAGCTGAACAACGCCATGGGCTCGGCCATCAACGTGCTGGGCGACGTCCACGGCGGCGCCGGCCAGCAGTGCATGGAGCTGTTCGCCTGGATCAAGGACGCCCAGGACGCCGGCGCGCCTCTCGAAGAGGCCGTCGAGACGGGCCTGGCCCGCTACGCCGACGCCCACGGCCCGATCGTCGGCGGCTACGGCCATCGCTGGCACCCGGTCGACCCGCGCTCGGCCCCGCTGATGCGCGAGGTCGAGGCCGCCGCCGCCAGCGGCGCGGTCAAGGGCGACTACGTGGCGATCGGCTGGGCCGTGGAACGCGTCCTCACCGCCCGCAAGGGCAAGCCCATCCCGATGAACATCGACGGGGCCACGGCGGTGATCTTCTCCGAGCTCGGCTTCCCGCCGCCGATGGGCCGGGGGCTCTTCATCCTGTCCCGCTCGGTCGGGATCCTGGCCCACGCCTGGGAGCAGACCCAGCAGGGCCAGCGGATCAAGGGTCCGATGCCCAAGGACATCCCCTTCACCTACACCGGCCCGCAAGGCCGCACCCTCACCCGATGA